The Anaerotignum propionicum DSM 1682 sequence TGTTTTCCACTGTCAATTCCTTACCACTTTCAAAACAGTTAATGGTCTTATGTTCTGCACCATGGTATTGAAAAACTCTTTTGATTTCTTTCATTCTTGAAATCAAAAATAAATACAACAAAAATATGGCGATTCTCAAAAGTCCCTCGATAACGCCTAATGCCCATACCGGTACAATCGTTTTAAAAAAACTGCCCAGCCATACAGGAAGTACAAAAAACAAGCCCATACCCAAAATTAAAGATACGGTAACGCTAAAATAAATCAAAATATCGTTAATTTTATCGCCGAATTTGTTCTGCAAATACTTTTCAAAGGGAGAAAGCTCTTCCTCCGCCCAATCCTCCCCGGCAATTTCCGCAGAATGCATTAATATTTTTGTACCTGTAATCAGGGAATCCACAAAAGCCCCAATTCCACGAAAAATAGGATATTTGAATATGCCTTTGTTGGCAATTCCACCCCATTCGTTTTTCTCTATGGTAATTCCTCCTGCGGGATTTCTCACTGCCATGGCATAAATTCGTTTCCCACGCATCATAACACCCTCAATGATTGCTTGACCGCCAATGCTTGTGGGGCGCACTCTCTTTTCCATATCATGATTTGACACTGTATCAACTCTTTTCGTTTGTAAATTTATATTGCAATTAAATATTATATCATAAAAGGTAGAAAACTGAAAATTATTTTAGAATTATAAACTGTATTTACCTGAAATTGTCAAATTTGTGTAGAAAAATGGCTTTACAGGTCCTCAAAACCTTTTATACTATTTTATCTATATAAGGATGGGTACAAGAAACTATACGGTACTTTTTTTATTGTCCATTTCAAAGGAATAAATTCAAATACACGTTTTTTTCTAAGGAAATACCGTGAACAGTTGTAGCTGTTCGTCTAAAAGATTCTTAAATCAGCTTTTTCTCAAATAAATAAATAAAAAAGTGCAGGGATAAACTCTCTGCACATTTCTCATTCTCATTAAATTCAAAAGAGAAAGCAAGTATCCCTTTTCTCTTTCAATTTTGCAGAAATTACTTTCTGCCGTATTTTTTGTTGAATTTTTCTACTCTACCGCCAGCTTCCAAAAGCAACTTCTGGCTGCCTGTGTAGAAAGGATGACACTTAGAGCAAACTTCGACTCTGATTTCTTCCTTTGTAGAACCTGTTACAAATTCGTTACCACAGTTACATCTTACTTTAATCTGATTGTACTGGGGATGGATTCCTTCTCTCATTTCTTTCACCTCATTTTTTAAATTTGTTGATCAATAATTTTTATTATTTATAGACAACACCAGTAGTGTATCATAAGTTCTTTCCCTTTGCAATAAAAAATTCCAAAAAACAAATCACTTATCAAACAGCCCCAAGGTCTTTTCCCAGAAGGGTAAGCGCTCCATAAACTCTTGGTTATTTTTGGTCTTCCTCATCAAATCATAAAAGCCTTCTACCATCTCCATCTGGCTCATGGTAGATGCCATTTTCCTTAGGGTAAAGTTGCATTCCAACTCTTGCTCGGTCAGAAGCTTCTCTTCTCGTCTTGTCCCTGACTTGTTAATATCTACCGCGGGGAAAATACGCCGCTCAGAAAGTCTTCTATCTAGCACCAATTCCATATTGCCTGTACCCTTAAATTCTTCAAAGACAACCTCGTCCATTTTACTTCCCGTATCCACCAGCGCCGTTGCCAATATGGTTAAGCTGCCCCCATTTTCAATGTTTCGGGCAGCACCGAAGAAACGCTTTGGCATATACAATGCCGCGGGATCCAAACCGCCGGAAAGGGTTCTGCCGCTGGGCGGAATGGTCAAGTTGTAGGCTCTGGCCAATCTTGTTAAGCTGTCTAACAGAATAACCAAGTCTTTCCCTTGCTCCACGAGACGCTTTGCTCTTTCCAAAACCATCTCCGTCACTCGTTTATGGTGCTCGGGCTGTTCATCAAAGGTAGAGTATACTATCTGAACATTCTCACCTTCAATGGAGCGCTGAATATCTGTTACTTCTTCAGGGCGTTCATCAATCAAAAGTACGATAAGATGTACTTCTTTGTGGTTTTTTGTTAGGGCATTAGCCATTTGTGTCAAAAGAACAGTTTTACCCACCTTAGGAGGTGCCACAATCATTCCTCTTTGTCCCTTACCAATGGGGGCACAGAGATCGATAATTCTTCCCGAAAGCTCCTCTCGGCTAACCTCAAAGTGCAGCTTTTCTTCAGGGTAAATGGGTGTTAAATCCTCAAAATTGGGGCGTTTCGCCGCCTGATCAGGGAAATCTCCGTTGACCGATTTTACGAATAAAAGGGCACCAAACTTCTCGCCCTCCCTAGCTGTTCGAATATTTCCTTTCACTGCGTCCCCTGTTTTTAGATTAAACCTTCTAATTTGGGAAGGAGACACATAAATATCTCCAGCCCCGGGAAGAAAATTCTGCGTTCTAAGGAAGCCAAACCCATCGGGCATTACCTCCAGTATTCCCTCGCCGGGTACGCTGTTTTCCATTACCGTAGCCTTTTCTTCCCTTTGGACTACTCTTTCCCTGTGGGTATAACCCTCGTCTTTCCCCTCAATGGGCGTTTCGGGTTTTTTCACCGGCTCCTGATTCTCCTGCAGAGAAAAACCATAAGCAGTCACACGCTTAACGGCAACACGTTCCGCCTGAGACTGCTTTTCTGATATCTTTTCAATCAATTCACTTTTTTTAAGAGAGGAAATGGACTTAACATCCATTTCCCTCGCCATCTCTCTCAATTCTGCCAGAGTTTTTTTCTGCAGATCGTTTTCCATGTTCTATTCTCCTATCTTTTATCATCTAGGAATTTTCAGCTTTGTTCCAACGCTGATGGTATCTGTTTCCTTTAAGTTATTTGCATCCAAAATTTTCTGATATTGAGCACCATTGCCTAATACCTTCTGGGCAATACTCCACGCAGTGTCACCCTCCTGCACAACATATTCTGATGCATTTGTGCTATTCCCTGAGCTGTTGTTTGTTGTATTGGGCTTATTTGTACTAGAATTGTTTGCACTAGGGGTATTTGTATTGGAATTGTCTGTGCTAGACGTGTTTTTTTCTGGGTTTGTGCCTTTCAAGTCTGCCAATTCTTCTTCCAATTGCATTTTTTCAAGCTGGATTTTTTCATACTTACTGCTCAAATCTCCATTGGCAGTCACCTGATTCTGTGCCTCCTCCAGCTTACTGCTTAGGCTGACACATTTAAAAATCAGGAACACAATTAATATTAGCCCAATGATACCTAAAATTATACCCAGCTTACTAACCCCGCCGCGATAATCCTCTTCTTCATCATAATCATCATAAAGGCTGTCTAAGTTTTCCTGCTTGGCTTTCTCTGCAAAATCCAGCTCCTCATAGCGACCTCTGCCATTGGGTGTAAAATCCTCAAAAGCGTTTTCTTCTTTTCTAAACTTTTTGCGCTTTGCAGGCACAAAGGTTTGCTGAGAAGCTTCTTCCACCATTTTTGACTTTTTGCGAGCAGGCACTACACTTACATACTGGATGCCATCGTCATACTCGTCCTGTTCCATTTTATGCCCTGAAGATGTCATATTATTCGTATCTTCTCCCGAAGGATCATAATTATTTCTTGTACGTCGTGAAACATATCTGGTAGGGTCCCCCTCTTGCTGAGGCGCCTTTCTAATTTCATTGATTTCGCTGCTTACCTGTTGCATTCTTGCCTCCCGAACCTCCTCAATATCTTCTCTGGAAGGACGTCTTTTAGAGCGACTGACTTCTGTGTCTGCGTCCTTACTCATTAATGGGTGTGTCTGCATTAAAATATCCACCACTTCCTTTGGCAGATCGTTATATAAATCTTCATAGTATTCGTTATCGTTCAAACCTCGAGAACCTGGGTTTGTATTGCTGTTTTTATCACCGCTCATAATTTACCTCCGCTGGATTAGGAGATTCCTACTTTTGCTCATAAGAATCACATTATATCTTATTATTTTACATTCTTCCTATTAAAGTGTCAACATAAGGGAAACTTTTTCAGAAAAATATAATAAACGCAGTAAAACAGCCACCAATGGAATAGTGGCTGCTTTCCTTACTTTTTATTATTTATTTTAAATCAATAACAGCATTCACACCGTTTGGCTCTGCCACATATTCTAAAGAAATAGTATCTCCGGCTTGTTTTTTCAAAATCCCCAGCTGATTTTTTACCTCAATTTCAAAAAGCTGTTCACTGCCATCCAGCATCAAATAATAGTAGGTGTTTCCGTCTGCTACAATATCCTTCATCATGGTAATAGTGCCACTAATTTTCAAAGCCTTGCCAGAATCAATCGTATTAATCCCGTTGCCGGTCATTAAATTGCGGTATACCTTTTCACATTCAGCCACGGTATCCCCAATAGCAACAATTTGATATTTTTGGATATTCACCATAGCATATTTCTTAACCAGACCTGCTGCATCCTTCAGGGAGAGGAAATAGGTTGGCTCGTTGGCAATATTCAATAAAATCGGGAAGGTAGCGTTATAGCCTAAATGCTGAACCTGACCTTCCGCAGAAGACATAGCGGAAATTTCCTTGGCACCGGAAACCTGATAGTACTTCGTTTCCTTCGTTCTGGAATTCATCAGCACAAAACCAACGTTGGATTCATCCCCACCAATGGAGGTAACACCGGTATATACCCAAACGTCATCATCAAGAGCGATATAATTGTAGCCTTCCGTGCTCTTCAAGCACTCTCTTTGACCAAAGATACTATTGAGATAGCCTTTCTTCAAGGTGCCGTAATAGTCGTACTGTTCAATCAGAAGGTTGGCGTCATATACCTTGTCAATCCAACGAGGCACATCGGCAATATCATAATAAACATGCTCGCCTGTTACAGCGTTAACCACTATAGCACCTTTGATATCCGTACCGCCGAACAAACCGATGGTTTTATCCTGAACAGCACAGACCCAATAAGGAACGCCGCTTTCATCAATTTCAAAATTAGTGGTGCGAATCATTGCATTTGGATAACGGAATCGAACATAACGATATAAGTTTCGTCCAAAGTGCTCAAAAGGAGAGTATTTAATCCCCTGCTGCAACTTAACCAGATCAACATTCTGTGTTGTCATATCAATTTGAATATATGCAGGAAGACCTGTATTGCGGTTTGTGATCCATTTAATCAAATCACCGTAGCGAAGAGGGGTAACCCTTACAGGTTTGCCTTGATAATTTATTTGGTTAAAATAGGAGCTTACTTCATATTGGGAAACCATATCAACCATGCTTCCCATTTCTCTCTCCGCAAGCTTTGCGGCAGAATCACTATCCAAAATGGGTATTTTGTTATAGTCGACCTCGTGAATATCTGTCGCGAAATCGCTGGTTTCCACCGTCAAAAGTCGATTGTATGCAGACGCCCTAATAATAGGCGAGGAGAGTAAGGTCCCCACAACATAAAATATTGCCAGTCCCACAGGAACGATCAAAAGCTTTTTCATTATTTTCCTGTTCGCCGCCCGCTCGGGACTTGTTCTATCCAAAAAAACCGCGCGAAATATGGTCCAAAAGTTAATTATAATCCCTACCACAAGTATCGTTAAAATAAACACCCAACTGTCACGAGAATGAATATTTAACGGAGGTAAGTAATAATAATACATACCTGCCCAAATAAGAACAGTCAATATTATTGGAATAAGCCGCTTTTTCATTACAGCTATCACTCCTTCTTTGTTAAAATTAATAAAATATGGCGGTATTACCCTCTTTACATCTTCTCTCCAATTCATTATACTATACTATATTTCAAGTAAAAAGTATAGTGGAATTCAAAACACGACCCGTTTTTCTAATTGAAAAGATAAGGAAGTGATTTAAATGAAAATAGAACGTGTAAGTGAAAATCAATTAAAGTTAACCCTTACTAGGGCCGACTTAGTGGAGCGAGACTTAAAACTGGAGGATTTGATCAATCCTTCGGACAAAACACAAAAGCTTTTCCGAGATATTATGGAGCAGGCCTTGGATGAATACGATTTTATTAATGAAAGCACCCCTCTGATGGTTGAGGCCGTACCAGTGGGTATTGACGGCATTATGATTATCGTCACAAAAATTGATCAAAAAAACAAAAGTGAAAATCCTATGGATTTGCTGTTTAAAAACAAAGAGGCGCATAAATGGAAAAAGAAACCCTTAGATTTGGTTGAAACAAAAGACCTTGAAGGTGAGGATATACTCATTTTCTCTTTCCAAACATTGGACGATGCCATTGATGCCAGCCTGCGTTTAGACGACTGCTACAGAGGGGAAAGTGCATTATTTAAAAGCAATGAAAGATTTTTCCTCGTTTTGCAGGCGGATACATATACCGCCGATGAAAACAACGATTATATTGAACTTATTTTAGATGAATTCGGTCAAAAACACAT is a genomic window containing:
- a CDS encoding DUF1385 domain-containing protein; its protein translation is MSNHDMEKRVRPTSIGGQAIIEGVMMRGKRIYAMAVRNPAGGITIEKNEWGGIANKGIFKYPIFRGIGAFVDSLITGTKILMHSAEIAGEDWAEEELSPFEKYLQNKFGDKINDILIYFSVTVSLILGMGLFFVLPVWLGSFFKTIVPVWALGVIEGLLRIAIFLLYLFLISRMKEIKRVFQYHGAEHKTINCFESGKELTVENIMPCTRLHKRCGTSFLLFVMIISMIVFFFVRTDSVALRLVSRIFLVPFIAGISYEVIRWAGKSESKLVAAISYPGLCLQKITTAEPDESQIETAIAAMKGVLEDEEE
- the rpmE gene encoding 50S ribosomal protein L31 — its product is MREGIHPQYNQIKVRCNCGNEFVTGSTKEEIRVEVCSKCHPFYTGSQKLLLEAGGRVEKFNKKYGRK
- the rho gene encoding transcription termination factor Rho; the protein is MENDLQKKTLAELREMAREMDVKSISSLKKSELIEKISEKQSQAERVAVKRVTAYGFSLQENQEPVKKPETPIEGKDEGYTHRERVVQREEKATVMENSVPGEGILEVMPDGFGFLRTQNFLPGAGDIYVSPSQIRRFNLKTGDAVKGNIRTAREGEKFGALLFVKSVNGDFPDQAAKRPNFEDLTPIYPEEKLHFEVSREELSGRIIDLCAPIGKGQRGMIVAPPKVGKTVLLTQMANALTKNHKEVHLIVLLIDERPEEVTDIQRSIEGENVQIVYSTFDEQPEHHKRVTEMVLERAKRLVEQGKDLVILLDSLTRLARAYNLTIPPSGRTLSGGLDPAALYMPKRFFGAARNIENGGSLTILATALVDTGSKMDEVVFEEFKGTGNMELVLDRRLSERRIFPAVDINKSGTRREEKLLTEQELECNFTLRKMASTMSQMEMVEGFYDLMRKTKNNQEFMERLPFWEKTLGLFDK
- a CDS encoding LysM peptidoglycan-binding domain-containing protein yields the protein MSGDKNSNTNPGSRGLNDNEYYEDLYNDLPKEVVDILMQTHPLMSKDADTEVSRSKRRPSREDIEEVREARMQQVSSEINEIRKAPQQEGDPTRYVSRRTRNNYDPSGEDTNNMTSSGHKMEQDEYDDGIQYVSVVPARKKSKMVEEASQQTFVPAKRKKFRKEENAFEDFTPNGRGRYEELDFAEKAKQENLDSLYDDYDEEEDYRGGVSKLGIILGIIGLILIVFLIFKCVSLSSKLEEAQNQVTANGDLSSKYEKIQLEKMQLEEELADLKGTNPEKNTSSTDNSNTNTPSANNSSTNKPNTTNNSSGNSTNASEYVVQEGDTAWSIAQKVLGNGAQYQKILDANNLKETDTISVGTKLKIPR
- a CDS encoding adaptor protein MecA, which translates into the protein MKIERVSENQLKLTLTRADLVERDLKLEDLINPSDKTQKLFRDIMEQALDEYDFINESTPLMVEAVPVGIDGIMIIVTKIDQKNKSENPMDLLFKNKEAHKWKKKPLDLVETKDLEGEDILIFSFQTLDDAIDASLRLDDCYRGESALFKSNERFFLVLQADTYTADENNDYIELILDEFGQKHISTTLSKYFLLEHGEAMIKANAVASLAKAFG